The following are from one region of the Myxococcales bacterium genome:
- a CDS encoding PilZ domain-containing protein, with protein MTTRNEQRREPRVAFSGLVRLRGLGEEESVEAEIRNLSVRGMFVASDKVLRLGSSVFCRVVLGDDRRVIKGKVAWIAPEKDADRRCAGIEFVDLSRKDSEVLQHALGAGGPSPPQENASPEITNLGSVEVAFEGLQNPIRARARLSEGSLIVTTKLPFLRVGSEVQVRFPPAGPGQAAPTRGRLEAVSLGDPDHDGVPRLLVELATPGPTRAEAEAPTPPVLVPRDTEPQALTLPLAAVPLLTASVQPEGVTDPDITPVAATNDEVTAVSDILIDIGSEPEATFGAPLTPGGPDEPPTEVELTPGAAVVTDAGAPAFGWATPASPPPRARYAVASAGASGLPSSIAPAVQAEGLSEPGWGASASHFQAVASTPSPAGALPWKIIAGAAVAAAALAFLTVGTDDPPSPTPPPAAALPPPPASAHTGIRIEPLPAPVVAKTVAPKAAPRPMRPPEPAAPPDDLWAPIADPSWPFTLAAESHRTTVFIPLGGRLANHRLYSVTKPDGVAGLFPEAKLRGNPGKFTVNEAGVTQVWAEAREGGLHVRVLFGTSVREHEATLEPDGLRVVGTLRQPR; from the coding sequence ATGACGACTCGCAACGAACAACGCCGCGAGCCGCGTGTGGCCTTCTCGGGCCTCGTGCGATTGCGTGGCCTGGGTGAAGAAGAAAGCGTAGAGGCCGAGATCCGCAACCTGAGTGTGCGGGGCATGTTCGTGGCCTCGGACAAGGTGTTGCGCCTGGGCTCGTCCGTGTTCTGTCGCGTGGTGCTGGGCGACGATCGACGGGTGATCAAAGGCAAGGTGGCCTGGATCGCTCCGGAAAAGGACGCTGACCGCCGCTGCGCGGGGATCGAGTTCGTCGATCTCAGCCGCAAGGACAGCGAGGTACTTCAGCACGCGCTCGGAGCAGGTGGGCCTTCCCCCCCACAGGAAAATGCGTCTCCCGAAATCACGAATCTGGGGAGCGTCGAGGTGGCTTTCGAGGGCTTGCAAAACCCCATCAGGGCGCGGGCGCGCCTGAGCGAGGGCAGCCTCATCGTGACCACGAAGCTGCCCTTTTTGCGTGTGGGCTCCGAAGTGCAGGTGCGGTTCCCGCCCGCCGGGCCCGGCCAGGCCGCGCCCACGCGGGGCCGTCTCGAAGCCGTGTCGTTGGGAGATCCGGACCACGACGGTGTGCCCCGGCTGCTGGTCGAGCTCGCCACGCCCGGGCCGACCCGGGCTGAAGCCGAGGCGCCCACGCCCCCCGTGCTGGTGCCCCGGGACACCGAGCCGCAGGCGCTGACGCTTCCCCTGGCCGCCGTGCCCCTGCTCACGGCGAGCGTGCAGCCCGAGGGCGTCACCGATCCCGACATCACCCCCGTGGCCGCCACGAACGACGAGGTCACGGCGGTATCGGACATCCTCATCGATATCGGCTCCGAGCCCGAGGCCACCTTCGGTGCGCCCCTCACGCCGGGGGGCCCGGATGAGCCGCCGACAGAGGTCGAGCTCACGCCCGGGGCCGCGGTCGTCACCGATGCGGGCGCCCCGGCCTTCGGCTGGGCTACCCCGGCTTCCCCACCGCCCCGAGCCCGTTACGCCGTGGCATCGGCCGGAGCTTCCGGCCTGCCCTCTTCGATCGCGCCCGCCGTGCAGGCTGAGGGGCTGAGCGAGCCCGGTTGGGGGGCGAGTGCGTCGCACTTTCAGGCTGTCGCGTCTACCCCCTCCCCGGCAGGAGCGTTGCCCTGGAAGATCATCGCCGGTGCCGCCGTGGCCGCTGCGGCGCTGGCGTTCCTCACCGTAGGGACCGACGATCCACCGTCGCCCACCCCCCCTCCGGCCGCCGCCTTACCACCGCCCCCGGCTTCCGCGCACACGGGCATTCGCATCGAGCCCTTGCCGGCGCCGGTGGTGGCGAAGACGGTGGCTCCCAAAGCCGCGCCCAGACCGATGAGGCCCCCAGAGCCAGCGGCTCCGCCCGATGATCTGTGGGCCCCCATCGCCGATCCCTCGTGGCCGTTCACCCTGGCAGCCGAATCGCATCGCACCACGGTGTTCATCCCGCTCGGGGGGCGGCTCGCCAACCATCGTCTTTACAGCGTGACGAAGCCCGATGGCGTGGCGGGGCTCTTTCCGGAGGCCAAGCTTCGCGGCAATCCGGGCAAGTTCACGGTGAACGAGGCCGGAGTCACCCAGGTCTGGGCGGAGGCGCGAGAGGGTGGCCTGCACGTACGTGTGTTGTTCGGCACGAGCGTGCGCGAGCACGAAGCTACGCTCGAGCCGGATGGGTTGCGCGTGGTGGGCACCTTGCGGCAACCGCGCTGA
- a CDS encoding protein kinase yields MAQEGKEDTLPSKFGRYTLVEKLATGGMAEVFKAKMVSAHGFEKQLVIKRILPHLAADRNFVSMFIDEAKLTAQLVHPKIVQVSDFGEVGGQYFIALEYVEGFDALALLRTSAQKQVRIPVALSIFVVMEVLDALDYAHNAVDVTGKPMRLVHRDISPSNIFISRRGDVKLGDFGIAHAQERESKTQAGTLKGKYGYMSPEQVVGAALDGRSDLFAIGIVLAEMLMGRRLFTAPTDLDVLLMVRDGRLERLDKYCKDVPGDLDVIVRKALRKRVGDRYQSASEFRDALADFLFRNGLRVNSRDLGSTANDYFDPSPEGLARLKTKVAGWHAKEPAPGERKRIASQAPTAVGGRNVNVDGDAPTEETPPPRHELTSTKPQGPAVPAVSRSSEELDVVIDDDVAAAGMADALGRVLEKPLAIVELDRYEEPQTPVPTIPAPQRPSDTGPLPYAAPPGSYGVTPTGPMSPASSGALAVASPYGSPFGVPLAVPGSGPLPTHPLSNVGPPPTTDLSLPLGTDVRPPDKAGDLSIISPMRLFADLAANGETGLLRFELSPHVKEVYLVRGAPESINSSLKSERFGEYLVSRGFLTLQNLEAALANVPRFSGKLGDALVGLGLMRPLDVFRLLSQQVRERVMEIFSWVQGYFSFYRGVRNPQEAFPLGLDTFEILGAGLLTLPYEFLERKFTPFLEYRPRANPYGRIQPEAFRLGPTPREVLNFLDGSRTLREWMSHFTQTEELLTFLRTLYLLIETDLAQFE; encoded by the coding sequence ATGGCACAAGAGGGAAAGGAGGACACTCTTCCCTCGAAGTTCGGGCGCTACACGCTCGTCGAGAAGCTCGCCACGGGTGGTATGGCGGAGGTCTTCAAGGCGAAGATGGTTTCCGCGCACGGCTTCGAAAAGCAGCTCGTCATCAAACGCATCCTGCCGCACCTCGCTGCGGACCGGAACTTCGTGTCCATGTTCATCGACGAGGCGAAGCTCACGGCGCAGCTGGTTCACCCCAAGATCGTCCAGGTCAGCGATTTCGGTGAGGTGGGGGGGCAGTACTTCATCGCCCTCGAGTACGTAGAAGGCTTCGACGCGCTCGCGCTGCTGCGAACCTCGGCACAAAAACAGGTGCGCATTCCCGTCGCGCTCAGCATTTTCGTGGTGATGGAGGTGCTGGATGCCCTCGACTACGCACACAACGCGGTCGACGTGACGGGCAAGCCGATGCGCCTCGTTCACCGGGACATCTCGCCCTCGAACATCTTCATTTCTCGCCGGGGTGACGTGAAACTAGGTGACTTCGGGATCGCGCACGCGCAAGAGCGGGAAAGCAAAACTCAGGCGGGCACCCTCAAAGGAAAGTACGGCTACATGTCCCCCGAGCAGGTCGTGGGGGCCGCGCTCGACGGCCGCAGCGACCTGTTTGCGATCGGCATCGTGTTGGCCGAGATGCTGATGGGGCGACGTTTATTCACGGCACCGACGGATCTCGACGTGCTGTTGATGGTGCGGGATGGGCGCCTCGAGCGCCTCGACAAGTACTGCAAGGACGTGCCCGGCGACCTCGACGTCATCGTGCGCAAGGCTCTGCGCAAGCGCGTGGGAGATCGCTACCAAAGCGCCAGTGAGTTCCGCGATGCGCTCGCAGACTTTCTGTTCCGCAATGGCCTGCGCGTGAACTCGCGCGACCTCGGAAGCACCGCCAACGACTACTTCGATCCCTCCCCCGAGGGCCTGGCGCGTCTCAAGACCAAGGTCGCCGGGTGGCATGCGAAAGAGCCCGCCCCCGGTGAGCGAAAGCGGATCGCCTCGCAGGCGCCCACCGCGGTGGGGGGGCGCAACGTCAACGTGGACGGTGACGCGCCCACGGAGGAGACCCCGCCCCCGCGGCACGAGCTCACGTCGACGAAGCCTCAGGGGCCCGCCGTGCCGGCGGTGTCCCGATCGTCCGAGGAGCTCGACGTGGTCATCGACGACGACGTCGCGGCTGCGGGCATGGCCGATGCGCTCGGAAGGGTGCTGGAAAAGCCTCTGGCGATCGTCGAGCTCGACCGTTACGAAGAGCCCCAGACCCCGGTGCCCACCATCCCGGCCCCCCAGCGGCCGAGCGACACGGGCCCCCTGCCCTATGCCGCCCCCCCGGGCAGCTACGGCGTCACGCCGACCGGCCCCATGAGCCCCGCGTCCTCGGGCGCCCTGGCCGTGGCTTCACCCTACGGCTCACCCTTCGGGGTCCCCCTGGCCGTCCCAGGAAGCGGGCCGTTGCCCACGCATCCTCTCTCGAACGTGGGGCCTCCCCCCACCACCGATTTGAGCCTGCCCCTCGGCACCGACGTGCGGCCGCCCGACAAAGCGGGCGACCTTTCCATCATCTCGCCGATGCGCCTGTTCGCTGATCTCGCCGCCAACGGAGAAACGGGGCTCCTGCGTTTCGAGCTATCCCCTCACGTCAAGGAGGTGTACCTGGTGCGGGGGGCCCCGGAGTCGATCAACTCCAGCCTGAAGAGCGAGCGCTTTGGCGAGTATCTGGTCTCGCGGGGGTTCCTGACCCTTCAGAACTTGGAGGCTGCCCTGGCGAACGTGCCGCGGTTTTCCGGCAAGCTGGGCGACGCGCTGGTGGGGCTCGGCCTGATGCGGCCTCTCGACGTGTTCCGTTTGCTGTCCCAGCAAGTCCGTGAACGCGTGATGGAGATCTTCTCCTGGGTCCAGGGCTACTTCAGCTTCTACCGCGGCGTGCGCAACCCTCAAGAGGCTTTCCCACTGGGTCTCGACACCTTCGAGATCTTGGGCGCCGGTTTGCTCACGTTGCCTTATGAGTTCCTCGAACGGAAGTTCACACCCTTTCTCGAGTACCGGCCCCGCGCCAACCCCTACGGACGCATCCAGCCCGAGGCGTTTCGGCTGGGGCCCACGCCACGCGAGGTGCTCAACTTTCTCGACGGCTCCCGCACCCTGCGGGAGTGGATGAGTCATTTCACGCAAACCGAAGAGCTGCTCACCTTCTTGCGCACGCTCTATTTGCTGATCGAAACGGACCTGGCTCAGTTCGAGTGA
- a CDS encoding protein phosphatase 2C domain-containing protein, producing the protein MHAISTGLSDVGRRRKNNEDSFLCDDALHLFVVADGVGGNAKGEVASAESVELVHSWVRRWRSTIEEFNEAPTEQNGLMVRRLLENAVQSACYMVFGMGQLDPRQRGMSTTLSSLLVTKRVAYIAQVGDSRVYLFRGGRAAQLTEDHTLINFRLKLGLITPEEAANAPGKNVITRAVGHQDYVEVDCIDVEIEAGDRFMLCSDGLHGYVEDGELDGLLAGDRDQVAQRLVALANERGGRDNITVVVVDVVPSLA; encoded by the coding sequence ATGCACGCGATATCTACGGGCCTCTCCGATGTGGGAAGGCGTCGAAAGAACAACGAAGACAGTTTCCTGTGTGACGATGCCCTTCACCTGTTCGTCGTGGCCGATGGCGTGGGAGGCAACGCCAAGGGAGAGGTCGCCAGCGCCGAGTCCGTCGAGCTGGTGCACTCCTGGGTGCGCCGTTGGCGCAGCACCATCGAAGAGTTCAACGAAGCGCCCACCGAACAAAACGGCTTGATGGTCCGGCGGTTGCTGGAAAATGCCGTGCAGTCGGCCTGCTACATGGTCTTCGGCATGGGGCAGCTCGATCCGCGCCAGCGGGGGATGTCGACCACGTTGTCTTCGTTGCTGGTCACCAAGCGCGTGGCGTACATCGCCCAGGTAGGCGACAGCCGGGTGTATTTGTTCCGCGGGGGCCGGGCCGCCCAGCTCACGGAGGATCACACCCTCATCAACTTCAGGCTCAAACTCGGCCTCATCACCCCGGAGGAGGCGGCCAACGCCCCCGGCAAAAACGTGATCACCCGCGCCGTGGGCCATCAGGACTACGTCGAGGTGGACTGCATCGACGTGGAAATCGAAGCGGGCGATCGCTTCATGCTCTGCTCGGACGGCCTGCACGGCTACGTCGAAGACGGAGAGCTCGACGGGCTTCTGGCCGGCGATCGGGACCAGGTGGCGCAGCGGCTCGTGGCCCTGGCGAACGAGCGTGGTGGCCGCGACAACATCACCGTGGTGGTGGTGGACGTGGTCCCCTCGCTGGCCTGA
- a CDS encoding mechanosensitive ion channel family protein, which yields MPATSFSLDLLLRLSALAALVVAVSFLVGRYAPDRRKRLRRVAVPFAVYTFSVMAQVALATLALRTSSIKAEWVDFAGDLAWLFVRLLFINAGALLLFELALPRLRLRIPNIVHEVALGCAYVVTLFVFLRRNGLDFSSLVATSAVVTAILAFSMQATLGNVLGGVALQLDDSIAVGDWIRIEPGIEGQVKQIRWRHVVIETRNWDTVIVPNSNLLSHNIVILGKRDGQPVQHRTWVHFNVDFRYSPATVIATVEGSLRAAPIPGVAAEPPPNCICHDLANDGRDSFVHYAVRYWLTDLAFDDPTSSEVRVRIFAALKRAGIPLAVPAATVFVAQDDEAHAERKAQREQQRRVDTLTRVDLFANVTDEEREQLAARLRYSVFARGEVITRQGAEAHWLYILFSGEVEIRAARNGKESVVGMLHAPAFFGEHGLMTGSPRTATVTALTEVECYRLDKEAVNQLVHARPEVATELATILAHRQQGLDQALTDLDGRVQDPLTAEQSRQILRKMQKFFGLGDEA from the coding sequence GTGCCTGCCACATCGTTTTCGTTAGACCTTCTGCTGCGTCTTTCGGCTCTCGCCGCCCTCGTGGTGGCGGTGTCTTTCCTGGTGGGCCGTTACGCCCCCGACCGCAGGAAGCGGCTGCGACGGGTGGCCGTGCCCTTCGCCGTTTACACGTTCAGCGTCATGGCCCAGGTGGCGCTCGCCACGCTCGCCCTTCGGACGAGCTCCATCAAGGCCGAGTGGGTCGACTTCGCGGGCGATCTGGCATGGCTCTTCGTGCGGCTGCTCTTCATCAATGCGGGCGCACTCCTGCTCTTCGAGTTGGCCTTGCCGCGCCTTCGGCTGCGCATTCCCAACATCGTGCACGAAGTGGCGCTCGGCTGTGCCTACGTGGTGACGCTGTTCGTGTTCTTGCGCAGAAACGGACTGGACTTCTCGAGCCTGGTCGCCACGTCGGCCGTGGTCACCGCGATCTTGGCGTTCTCGATGCAGGCCACCTTGGGCAACGTCCTGGGCGGCGTGGCCCTGCAACTCGACGACTCGATCGCCGTGGGTGATTGGATCCGGATCGAGCCGGGCATCGAAGGCCAGGTCAAACAGATCCGCTGGCGCCACGTGGTCATCGAGACCCGCAATTGGGACACGGTGATCGTGCCGAACTCGAACCTGCTCTCGCACAACATCGTGATTCTGGGCAAACGCGACGGGCAGCCAGTGCAACACCGCACGTGGGTGCATTTCAACGTCGACTTTCGCTATAGCCCCGCCACAGTGATTGCCACGGTGGAGGGCTCGCTGCGCGCAGCACCCATCCCGGGCGTGGCGGCGGAGCCCCCGCCCAACTGCATTTGCCACGACCTCGCGAACGACGGGCGCGACAGCTTCGTCCACTACGCCGTTCGCTACTGGCTGACGGATCTCGCCTTCGACGACCCCACGAGCTCGGAGGTGCGCGTACGCATCTTCGCCGCGCTCAAACGCGCGGGCATCCCACTGGCCGTTCCGGCGGCCACGGTGTTCGTCGCGCAAGACGACGAAGCGCATGCCGAACGCAAGGCGCAGCGTGAACAGCAGCGCCGCGTGGACACGCTCACCCGCGTAGATCTGTTCGCGAACGTGACGGACGAAGAGCGGGAGCAGCTGGCCGCGCGCCTGCGCTATTCGGTGTTCGCACGCGGCGAGGTGATTACCCGTCAGGGCGCCGAAGCCCACTGGCTCTACATTCTGTTTTCGGGCGAGGTGGAGATCCGGGCCGCACGCAACGGCAAGGAGTCCGTGGTGGGCATGCTGCATGCGCCAGCGTTCTTCGGGGAACACGGGCTGATGACCGGGTCTCCCCGCACGGCCACCGTGACGGCCCTGACCGAGGTGGAATGTTATCGGCTCGACAAGGAGGCCGTAAACCAGCTGGTGCATGCGCGCCCGGAGGTGGCCACGGAGCTGGCAACCATCCTGGCACACAGGCAGCAAGGACTCGACCAGGCGCTCACGGACCTGGACGGCCGTGTGCAAGACCCACTCACCGCGGAGCAAAGCCGGCAGATCCTTCGCAAGATGCAGAAGTTCTTCGGGCTCGGTGACGAAGCCTGA
- a CDS encoding HAD-IG family 5'-nucleotidase produces MASSLDASTPNVSPSSDDAGVDGRVASDGSATVGGRVMALLEGLSRPSEIPRRCRVYANRNLQLDRVRVVGFDMDYTLALYDQPRMEMLSIAATVDKLIGLRNYPESIRGLTYDARFGIRGLVIDRETGNILKPDRYGSPGRAFHGRQPIDRALLNELYHKHRIRLSSERFAFIDTLFALPEAVMYASLVEFFDARPEPRPAYARIWDDIRECIDLAHRDGAIKDIIVKDLPSYIERDPHLAEALHKMRSSGKKLFLLTNSAWDYTNPVMSYLLDGALDAYPGWRNYFDVVVVSAQKPGFFTDRRPFEELDPAGRVVGVMGEEPFVRGKVYAGGNLRDFEERAGARGDRVLFVGDHIYGDMLRSRKSSAWRTAMIIQELEHEVHVHDDLVGSIARLEELERHLRHLDAEIDEKQHILRSLEKLSSVEAGRDDLTSAKRLARDVVDRMRGELRATMSEHAALEFKLDDAFNVFWGPSFREGREVSKFGDQVEDYACVYTSRVSNFRFYSPMRHFRGPRDLMPHER; encoded by the coding sequence GTGGCATCTTCCCTCGACGCATCCACTCCCAACGTCTCCCCCTCATCGGACGACGCCGGAGTCGACGGGCGCGTAGCTTCCGATGGATCGGCAACCGTTGGCGGGCGGGTGATGGCGCTGCTCGAAGGGCTGAGCCGTCCGAGCGAGATTCCTCGCCGCTGTCGTGTGTACGCGAACCGCAATCTTCAGCTGGATCGCGTGCGCGTGGTGGGCTTCGACATGGACTACACGCTGGCGCTTTACGACCAGCCCCGCATGGAGATGCTCTCCATCGCCGCCACGGTAGACAAGCTCATCGGCCTGCGCAACTACCCGGAGTCGATCCGCGGGCTCACCTACGACGCGCGCTTCGGCATTCGCGGCTTGGTGATCGATCGCGAGACCGGCAACATCCTCAAACCCGATCGCTACGGCTCCCCGGGACGGGCCTTCCACGGGAGGCAGCCCATCGATCGGGCCTTGTTGAATGAGCTTTACCACAAGCACCGCATTCGCCTCTCGAGCGAGCGTTTCGCCTTCATCGATACACTCTTCGCTTTGCCCGAGGCGGTGATGTACGCGTCGCTCGTGGAGTTTTTCGACGCCCGGCCCGAGCCGCGCCCGGCCTACGCACGGATCTGGGACGACATTCGCGAGTGCATCGACCTCGCCCATCGCGATGGGGCCATCAAGGACATCATCGTCAAGGACCTGCCAAGCTACATCGAGCGCGATCCGCACCTGGCCGAGGCTCTGCACAAGATGCGTTCGTCCGGAAAGAAGCTGTTTCTGCTGACGAACTCGGCGTGGGACTATACGAACCCCGTCATGAGCTACCTGCTGGACGGGGCGCTCGATGCCTATCCGGGCTGGCGCAACTACTTCGACGTGGTCGTGGTTTCGGCGCAAAAGCCCGGGTTTTTCACGGACCGTCGGCCCTTCGAGGAGCTCGATCCGGCCGGCCGGGTGGTGGGCGTGATGGGGGAAGAGCCCTTCGTGCGGGGCAAGGTCTACGCCGGAGGGAACTTGCGCGATTTCGAGGAGCGGGCGGGAGCCCGCGGCGACCGCGTCTTGTTCGTGGGCGACCACATTTACGGAGACATGCTGCGCTCTCGCAAGTCGTCGGCCTGGCGAACGGCCATGATCATCCAAGAGCTCGAGCACGAGGTGCACGTGCACGACGATCTGGTGGGCTCCATCGCGAGGCTCGAGGAGCTCGAGCGGCATCTGCGCCACCTGGATGCAGAGATCGACGAAAAACAGCACATTCTGCGATCGCTCGAAAAGCTGTCCAGCGTGGAGGCGGGCCGTGATGATCTCACCAGCGCCAAGCGGCTGGCACGCGACGTGGTCGATCGTATGCGGGGCGAGCTGCGGGCCACGATGAGCGAACACGCCGCGCTCGAGTTCAAGTTGGACGACGCGTTCAACGTGTTTTGGGGGCCTTCCTTCCGGGAGGGCCGTGAGGTGAGCAAGTTCGGCGACCAGGTGGAAGACTATGCGTGCGTCTACACCTCACGTGTCTCGAACTTCCGCTTCTATTCGCCGATGCGCCACTTCCGGGGGCCGCGCGATCTCATGCCGCACGAGCGCTAA
- a CDS encoding DUF3332 domain-containing protein has translation MKHIKGIVVTTALASLLAGCYGQFSLTRKFYGWNGSVTKNAFANSAVMIVLAPVYSITALVDVLVFNPIEVFSGDNPLAANETGALEIDGHRYTFRSLPGEQVEVHLDGQPAIRYQRAEGGFMVHDLRGGPDRFVSDPEAHAKIVKTRSVF, from the coding sequence GTGAAACACATCAAGGGAATCGTGGTTACCACCGCTCTCGCCTCGCTTCTGGCGGGTTGTTACGGGCAGTTCTCGCTCACGCGAAAGTTCTACGGCTGGAACGGCAGCGTCACGAAGAACGCGTTCGCCAACTCGGCAGTCATGATCGTGTTGGCGCCGGTGTACAGCATCACGGCCCTGGTGGACGTGCTCGTCTTCAACCCCATCGAGGTGTTCAGCGGCGATAACCCGCTGGCCGCCAACGAAACGGGCGCGCTCGAGATCGACGGGCACCGCTACACCTTCCGCAGCCTTCCGGGAGAGCAGGTCGAAGTTCATTTGGACGGGCAACCTGCGATTCGTTACCAGCGCGCCGAGGGCGGCTTCATGGTGCACGACCTGCGCGGAGGGCCGGATCGCTTCGTGTCCGACCCCGAAGCCCATGCGAAAATCGTGAAGACGCGCAGCGTGTTCTGA
- a CDS encoding beta-lactamase family protein yields MAPPIPSHGFPRTQGLMEAAVAQGVVPGAAIAMLGPSHERPVVLNVGRLSARGEEVSDTTSYDLASLTKALVTSLLAMQAVATGRLRLSDPVSRWLPHVPDTLTLEHLLTHSSGWPAHERFFAGLVTAPDTLAVPPQGLARALVDAVARTPCTAPPGTRTLYSDLGFIALGHVLGEVYEASLAELFASRVAAPLGLSRLRFGPARPPVAPTERCPWRQRLIVGQVHDQNAWAMGGVAGHAGLFGTAADVASLMQSLLRAHAEQARSEDPIEGPTLRAFWSHRSPAGGTWALGWDRPSPGASLAGTLISRQAVGHLGFTGCSVWCDPAQATCVVMLSNRIHPDVTDDPRFRALRPAVMDAALTELGYGTGGRPSADLVGTC; encoded by the coding sequence ATGGCTCCCCCGATCCCATCCCATGGCTTCCCCCGTACGCAGGGCTTAATGGAAGCCGCCGTTGCGCAGGGCGTGGTGCCCGGTGCGGCGATCGCCATGCTGGGCCCCTCCCACGAGCGCCCGGTCGTGCTGAACGTCGGCAGGCTCAGCGCCCGAGGCGAAGAGGTCTCGGATACGACCAGCTACGACCTGGCGTCTCTTACCAAGGCTCTGGTCACGTCCTTACTGGCGATGCAGGCGGTGGCAACGGGCCGCCTGCGGCTTTCCGATCCGGTGAGCCGCTGGCTCCCGCACGTGCCTGACACGCTCACGCTCGAGCACCTGCTGACCCACAGCAGCGGGTGGCCCGCGCACGAGCGTTTCTTCGCGGGGCTGGTGACCGCCCCAGATACGCTGGCGGTGCCGCCCCAGGGCTTGGCCCGCGCCCTGGTCGATGCGGTGGCCCGGACCCCATGTACAGCACCGCCGGGCACCCGGACGCTCTACTCCGACCTGGGCTTCATCGCACTCGGGCACGTGCTCGGCGAGGTCTACGAGGCCTCGCTCGCCGAGCTCTTCGCGTCTCGGGTTGCGGCGCCACTGGGGCTGTCCCGGCTGCGTTTCGGCCCCGCGCGGCCGCCGGTCGCTCCCACCGAACGCTGCCCCTGGCGCCAACGCCTCATCGTCGGGCAGGTACACGACCAAAACGCCTGGGCCATGGGGGGCGTGGCAGGCCACGCGGGCCTGTTCGGGACTGCAGCCGACGTGGCATCCCTCATGCAAAGCTTGCTGCGCGCCCACGCCGAGCAGGCCCGGTCCGAGGACCCCATCGAAGGCCCCACTCTGCGCGCCTTCTGGAGCCACCGCAGCCCCGCCGGAGGCACCTGGGCGCTGGGCTGGGATCGGCCAAGCCCCGGGGCCTCGCTAGCGGGTACCCTCATCTCCCGCCAGGCCGTGGGACACCTGGGCTTCACGGGCTGCTCCGTGTGGTGTGACCCCGCGCAAGCCACCTGCGTGGTGATGCTTTCGAACCGCATTCACCCCGACGTTACGGACGATCCCCGCTTTCGCGCCCTGCGACCGGCCGTGATGGACGCGGCCCTCACCGAACTTGGCTATGGCACCGGGGGGCGCCCCTCTGCAGACCTCGTCGGCACCTGCTAG